A genome region from Pseudomonas sp. S06B 330 includes the following:
- a CDS encoding RNA polymerase sigma factor gives MSSVQSPHSELVGTLYRDHRSWLLGWLRRNIACAERAEDLSQDTFVRLLGRDQLPAPREPRAFLLAIARGLLFDHFRRTALEQAYLAELMLIPEAEQPSPEEQHLILEDLKAIDLLLGKLSSKARAAFLYNRLDGLNHAQIAERLGVSVSRVRQYLTQGMRQCYIALYGEPT, from the coding sequence TTGTCGTCCGTACAAAGCCCACACAGTGAGCTGGTCGGTACGCTCTACCGCGACCATCGCAGCTGGCTGCTCGGCTGGCTACGGCGTAATATTGCCTGCGCCGAGCGTGCCGAAGACCTGAGCCAGGACACCTTCGTGCGCCTGCTCGGTCGCGATCAGTTGCCCGCACCGCGTGAACCTCGAGCGTTTCTCCTGGCCATCGCCAGAGGCCTGTTGTTCGATCACTTCCGCCGCACGGCACTGGAGCAGGCCTATTTGGCCGAGCTAATGTTGATCCCTGAAGCCGAACAACCCTCCCCGGAAGAACAACACCTGATTCTCGAAGACCTCAAGGCCATTGATCTGCTGTTAGGCAAGTTGTCGAGCAAGGCCCGCGCGGCCTTCCTCTACAATCGCCTGGACGGTCTGAACCATGCGCAAATCGCCGAACGCCTGGGTGTATCCGTTTCCAGAGTGCGTCAGTACCTGACCCAAGGCATGCGCCAGTGCTACATCGCCCTGTATGGCGAGCCGACATGA
- a CDS encoding 3'-5' exonuclease → MSLFAWLRPRQIEDHIRQQAAQLAPAASLSEDTLRKQRWVVLDLETSGLNTQRDQVLSIGAVVIEDGAIDFSQQFERTLFQRDHKLTSSVLIHGLGPSAIAAGSDPAEALLDLMRFIGDSPVLAFHAPFDQRMLARALKDHLGYRLQHPFFDVAELAPLLNPQITLREAGLDDWTACFGLEAIERHNASADAMVTAELALILFSQARRQQLDSPAQLDQHLQRWRRRRQQSHVF, encoded by the coding sequence GTGAGTCTGTTTGCCTGGCTACGACCTCGACAGATCGAAGACCATATACGCCAACAGGCAGCGCAATTGGCTCCAGCAGCCTCGCTCAGTGAAGACACCCTACGCAAACAGCGCTGGGTGGTGCTGGACCTTGAAACCAGCGGCCTGAACACCCAGCGCGACCAGGTACTGTCCATTGGCGCGGTGGTCATCGAAGACGGCGCCATCGACTTCAGTCAACAGTTCGAACGCACCTTGTTCCAGCGCGACCACAAGTTGACTTCCAGCGTACTGATCCACGGCCTGGGGCCTAGTGCTATCGCCGCTGGCAGCGATCCGGCCGAGGCGTTGCTCGACTTGATGCGTTTTATTGGCGACAGCCCAGTGTTAGCCTTCCACGCGCCTTTCGACCAGCGCATGCTGGCTCGCGCTCTGAAAGACCACTTGGGCTATCGCCTGCAGCATCCATTCTTCGATGTTGCCGAGCTGGCGCCGCTGTTGAACCCGCAAATCACCTTGCGCGAGGCTGGGCTGGACGACTGGACAGCATGTTTCGGCCTGGAAGCCATCGAACGGCACAACGCCAGTGCCGATGCCATGGTCACAGCCGAACTGGCCCTGATTCTGTTCAGCCAGGCCCGACGCCAGCAACTGGACAGTCCGGCGCAACTTGACCAACACCTGCAGCGCTGGCGGCGTAGAAGGCAACAAAGTCACGTTTTCTAG
- a CDS encoding DUF294 nucleotidyltransferase-like domain-containing protein — protein sequence MSKMDAFTQAGKTAVLQNIQGTLQFLQRFPPFNQMENAHLAFLVEQCQLRFYAANDSIIKPSDGPVEHFYIVKQGRVVGERQHVSRPGTETTFEITSGECFPLAALLGERATRTEHRAGEDTFCLQLNKAAFIRLFALSEVFRDFALRGVSSLLDQVNQQVQRRAVETLGTQYSLNTRLGELAMRHPVVCEPQTPLREAVALMHEQQVGSIVIVDAQRFPIGIFTLRDLRQVVADASADFAQPIASHMTVEPFYLSPQASAFDAAIAMTERHIAHVCLVEDKRLCGVVSERDLFSLQRVDLVHLARTIRHATRVESLVSLRGEISQLVERMLAHGASSTQITQIITLLNDHTVCRVIELAIAEKGDPGVPFSWLCFGSEGRREQTLHTDQDNGIIFEARDAAHAAEIRGRLLPLAQHINQGLAQCGFTLCKGNIMAGNPELCLSRAEWARRFAAFIREATPENLLASSIYFDLRVVWGDEGPCEQLRQSILEQIADNRLFQRMMADNALRQRPPVGRFREFVLTRQGSDKAGTLDLKVQGLTPFVDGARLLALANGINTNNTLERLRELVTREVIDPLDGAAYEEAYHFIQQTRMQQHQLQSRQNQPYSNRVDPDSLNHLDRRILRESLRQAQRLQSSLALRYQL from the coding sequence ATGAGCAAAATGGACGCCTTCACCCAGGCCGGAAAGACTGCGGTTCTGCAGAATATCCAAGGGACCCTGCAGTTTCTGCAACGCTTTCCGCCGTTCAACCAGATGGAGAACGCCCACTTGGCGTTTCTCGTCGAACAGTGCCAACTGCGTTTCTATGCAGCCAATGACAGCATCATCAAACCCAGTGACGGGCCCGTCGAGCACTTCTATATCGTCAAGCAGGGACGCGTGGTCGGCGAGCGCCAACACGTGAGCCGCCCCGGCACCGAAACCACTTTCGAGATCACCAGTGGCGAGTGTTTTCCCCTCGCCGCCCTGCTCGGTGAACGAGCTACGCGTACCGAACACCGGGCTGGCGAAGACACTTTCTGTCTGCAGTTGAACAAGGCTGCCTTCATTCGCCTGTTTGCCCTCTCCGAAGTCTTTCGCGACTTTGCCCTGCGCGGCGTTAGCAGCCTGCTCGACCAGGTCAATCAGCAGGTCCAGCGCCGTGCGGTGGAAACCCTCGGCACGCAGTACTCACTCAATACCCGCCTGGGCGAATTGGCCATGCGCCACCCGGTTGTCTGCGAACCGCAAACACCGCTGCGCGAAGCCGTGGCGCTGATGCACGAGCAACAAGTCGGCAGCATCGTCATCGTCGACGCGCAACGCTTTCCAATCGGCATTTTCACCCTGCGCGACCTGCGCCAGGTGGTGGCTGATGCCAGCGCCGATTTTGCCCAGCCGATTGCCAGCCATATGACGGTTGAGCCTTTCTACCTGAGCCCCCAGGCCAGTGCGTTCGATGCCGCCATTGCCATGACTGAACGTCACATCGCCCATGTCTGCCTGGTCGAGGACAAGCGCTTGTGTGGCGTGGTTTCCGAACGCGATCTGTTCTCCCTGCAACGGGTCGACTTGGTGCACCTGGCCCGGACCATTCGCCATGCCACCCGGGTCGAAAGCCTGGTGTCGCTGCGCGGCGAGATCAGCCAACTGGTCGAGCGCATGCTGGCCCACGGTGCATCTTCAACGCAGATCACACAGATCATCACGCTCCTCAACGATCACACCGTGTGCCGGGTGATCGAGCTGGCGATTGCGGAAAAAGGCGATCCGGGCGTGCCGTTCAGCTGGCTGTGCTTTGGCAGTGAAGGGCGGCGCGAACAGACCCTGCATACGGACCAGGACAACGGCATTATTTTCGAAGCCCGCGATGCTGCTCACGCCGCCGAAATCCGCGGCCGCCTGTTACCGCTGGCGCAACACATCAACCAGGGCCTGGCGCAATGTGGCTTTACCCTGTGCAAAGGCAACATCATGGCCGGCAACCCTGAGCTGTGCCTGTCGCGTGCCGAATGGGCGCGGCGCTTCGCGGCCTTCATTCGCGAAGCCACCCCGGAGAACTTGCTGGCCTCTAGCATCTACTTTGACCTGCGCGTGGTGTGGGGCGATGAGGGCCCCTGCGAACAGTTGCGCCAAAGCATTTTGGAGCAGATAGCCGACAACCGTCTGTTTCAACGCATGATGGCCGACAACGCCTTGCGCCAGCGCCCGCCGGTCGGGCGCTTTCGTGAGTTCGTGTTAACCCGGCAAGGCAGTGACAAAGCCGGCACGCTGGACCTCAAAGTCCAAGGGCTGACGCCATTTGTCGACGGCGCCCGCCTGCTTGCCCTAGCCAATGGCATCAATACCAACAACACCCTGGAGCGCCTGCGCGAGCTGGTAACACGAGAAGTGATAGACCCCCTTGATGGCGCCGCCTATGAGGAGGCTTATCATTTCATCCAGCAGACCCGCATGCAGCAGCACCAGCTTCAGAGTCGGCAAAACCAGCCCTACTCCAACCGCGTCGATCCCGACAGCCTCAACCATCTGGATAGACGCATACTGCGCGAGTCCCTGCGCCAGGCCCAACGCCTGCAGAGCAGCTTGGCCTTGAGGTATCAGCTGTGA
- a CDS encoding response regulator, producing the protein MPDHDDILSEAEREALASVSAPATVPQKVLIVDDNPLARDALASYLKAKGIKCVTAENAERALLYLKGDRGIGLLITDLRMEPFDGLELIRQIRESEKAALPIIIVSGDADVPDAITAMHLSVVDFLLKPIDLEKLMALVRRELGISLT; encoded by the coding sequence ATGCCCGACCATGACGACATACTAAGTGAGGCCGAGCGTGAGGCGTTGGCGTCGGTTTCAGCGCCAGCGACGGTGCCGCAGAAGGTATTGATCGTGGATGACAATCCGCTGGCGCGTGACGCATTGGCCAGTTATCTGAAAGCCAAGGGCATCAAGTGCGTGACGGCGGAAAATGCCGAGCGGGCGCTGCTGTACCTGAAGGGGGACCGGGGCATTGGTCTGTTGATTACTGATTTGCGCATGGAGCCATTCGATGGCCTGGAGCTGATTCGACAGATTCGAGAGTCGGAGAAAGCGGCGTTGCCGATCATCATTGTGTCAGGTGATGCCGATGTGCCAGACGCTATTACGGCGATGCATTTGAGTGTCGTCGACTTTTTGCTCAAGCCGATCGATCTGGAGAAATTGATGGCGCTGGTGCGCAGGGAATTGGGAATATCGTTGACCTGA